attcaaaaatgcacttttcacatccatttgataaagcttgaaatttttgaaagatgcaaaggcaagcaatatgcgaatagcctctaatctagctaccggtgcaaaagtttcttcaaaatcaataccttcttcttgattataaccttgagcaacaagtctagctttattcctaacaatatttccggattcatctagcttgttacgaaaaacccatttagtacctataatagagtgatcaagaggcttaggtactaatgcccaaactttattcctttcaaattgatttaactcatcttgcatggccaaaatccaattttcatcatcttgagcttccggaaagtttttaggctcaatttgagaaacaaaagcttgattttcacaaaaatttctatgagacgagcgagtggttacccctttcgaaacttctccaagaatcaagttttttggatggttttgcacgaatctccaatccttggaaagatcttggttgtctcccatggcatcttgaggttgattaataacttcatcttctttgatttgagagctttctacttgagtatcaccatcaactttttcttgaattgtcaagtcatgaatctcatgtgtaatttctaagtcatcattatcaacaacatccttagtagcacaaggattagattcatcaaaggaaacgtgaatagattcttcaacaagattagtgcgcttattataaattctatatgctttgctagtaagagagtaaccaataaagatgccttcatccgattttgaatcaaatttacccaagtcatcttttccattgtttaatacataacatttacaaccgaaggcatgaaagtaattaatgttgggtattctaccattccaaagctcataaggagttttcttgaggataggcctaattaaaactcgattcaaaatatagcatgaggtattaacggcttccgcccaaaaatattttggcaaagagttttcacaaagcatagtgcgggccatttcttccaaagtacgattctttctctcaactactccattttgttgaggagtacgaggtacagaaaagttatgaccaataccatgttcatcacaaaacttttcatataaagaattgtcaagttcttttccatgatccgtacgaatgttagaaataacaaagcctttttcattttgaactcttctacaaagtttagtgaaattaggataagcctcattcttatgagctaggaacatcacccatgtatatctagagaaatcatcaacaacaacaagacaataatagtttccacaaagacttggagagcgagttggtccaaacaaatccatatgaagtaattgcaaaggtctagtagttgaaacaacatttttggacttaaaagaaaccttggtttgttttccttgttggcaaggaccacaaagtctatctttttcaaatttgattttaggaagaccttttaccaaattttttctagagagttttgaaatagcatccatacttgcatgtcctaggcgcctatgccaaagccaactattttcactcaaagcggaaaaacattttatatcacaattacttaaatcattgagattaaaaacatatacattttcaaatctttgtccaacgaagagtgtcttgttgcttttgtcattttcaatgatacatttggatttttcaaagataacacgatttcctctatcacataattgacttatgctaagaagattgtgttttaaaccactaacaagtaaaacatcttcaataataggagaattacctatatcaccgattcctatgattttgcctttgttgttgtctccaaatgtgacatgtccaccatctttagacgaaagagaattgaaagccctcttgtcaccggtcatgtgtcttgaacatccactatcaaggtaccaacttccttccttgagagaacttttgaagcatacctacaatagcacatcaattcttgacttttggtacccaaatcatcttgggtccttgaaggttagcattgatacggttcttaggaacccagaccttttttgcattagaagatgagtatcctttcataggacatgtaggagaaatatgaccaattttaccacaataatgacatgtcaatttagaatggctaaaaggaggaacatctttttcaaaaagatttttgtgttgagtgggattataaccaattccggccttgtgaaaagaaaccatttgttttccaagaagaatgtctaaactttcttttccattagtgagttttgaaagagaattagttaaatcatcaatttgtttttctaaagattcgtttttggaagtatccttcaaatactctttttctttttccaaagaggttcttaaactttcattttcttcctccaaaatatctttctcttcaattaaatcatctatttctagtgaaagatctttagcaacctttttaagaaatttgtttttagaaacaaccttttcaaattctactttcaactctttataggcaataaataattcatcaaaggaataggatgagtcgagatctacctcgttttcttcgatggccatgaaacacaagttagcgacctcttgttgctcatcgtcctcatcggagctactatcgtcactattgtcccatgcggccatcatagctctctttttgtccttctttgaatatttttttgcatatggacattcacttttgatgtggccgggcttcttgcactcgtagcaaatgattggatcatttttactattttcttctttgcctccatcttttcttgaaaatcctctgcctttgtgagatgctctatttttgaggagtttcttgaacgtttttgtgatgagcgccatttcatcatcctcactttcgttgcttgaatcctccttgctttttgatttgcttgttgtacttttgaaggcaagatccttaactttcttctctttttcacccttgaggttgtgatgcatttcctccgtcatgagagatcccatgagcttgtccatcgtgtatgttgagaaatctttggattgtaggatgatggaggtggtagtgtcccaattggttggcatggaacggagcaccttccttgtcatttcggattgactgtaaatctttccaagagcttttaaaccgttagtaatactagcaaatctagcaaacatttgagatatagattcatccggtttcattttgaagagctcatagctatgcacaagaatatcaattttggactccttaacttgactatctccttcatgtgacatttctaacttatcccatatttctttagccgattcacatgcggaaacacaatcatattcattgggagtaatagcacaaaaaagaaggttcatagctctatagttcttttctattgaagccttttccaaatgactccactcataatctggtttaggcatagtctcttctccaactttcttagtaggaataatgggaccatttttgataattttccatagatcataatccgtggattgaataaagatcatcattctatttttccaatgagagtaattttctccggtgaacaagggaggtctattggacgattgaccttcgatacaagaaacattactagtggttgccatggatcttaactcttagatggttaaatctacaaacaagagccgaggctctgataccaattgttacccaaattatgcaacctagagggggggtgaataggattgctagtaataattaccaataaaaatttatctctaacaatatatgcaaacaataagtatgcaatcaaaatagagagatagagagatagaacccgtttatagtggttcggtccggatttgtccacggtccggccctacttcacttctcctcaagcaattacttgaaggttagactaatctttaaaagattacaacttgtaagtcttgcgggtgcttacaagaaccgaatgcctctagctttcccgaggagctagcacaaccgcaagaattttctccgaaaacttctcaaaaacaataacacccaaattccaacccgaatttggtcttctaagctttcaagtgtttgactcaaacactcacttaggaaatacaagtatgtgaagaaggtatgaaaattatcgctcacgacttgtacaaattttctctcaagaataatatgaaagtggaagaacaatgagaatttttggctttgatcttttgagaatttgctcttgcaataatatggaatgttgtagcttgtgtatgtactcattaatgagttcttgatgccttatatagccatccatatgcttcctagccgttggaaactagccgttggacactagccgttggaaactagccgtttgaaactagccgttggaaactagccgtttgaaactagccgttggaaactagccgtttgatagagtggtcatccgggtggtcgtccggttgtcacagctttctgttcagacagccggcttgtcagccggttcgtcaacctgtggctcacaatttcatctaaataaaccgttaaagcatgtattgagctcaataaagtctttgtaaatataaatcatgaatccaagagactttatgctatatttcaaggtcacgaaaatatttaattcgggaatcgacttttcgataattttgtatttgccgaataaaaatatcattgaattaatcatcaaaataattaatagagatgcatataaattttcacaaattataatgcatacatttttcaacagtaTATATAAGcgcaaagaaaaaagaaaaatattaggaCCAAGGGCAGGACTATGAATATAGAAGGGTGTTGGGCTATAGCCCAGGTCagctttgaaaaaaataaaaacaattacATGTAAAATTTAGCCCAAATAATTTTAGCCCAACCCATATCACCTATCAATGGCCACCATTTTAATTAGATCAGGACAGACAATATTCCTGGTTATTGATTAGGACTCACTCTTCGAATTTTGACATAGGCTCCCGAAATAGATCAGGTCTGGCCCTGCCCTGCCCTGCATGCGTGCATATACATCTATTCATATATATGATGCGTATATACTTGTAGTTGTAGATGGCCTTTGAACTCTCACTTTTGTTCTGGCCGACCACTTCTTATTGGACACAGGTGGCATAACTTTTGGGCTAATGGTTATTATTGGTTAGTTTAACATATGGGCGTCGAATGGGCAGGTTTGAGCCTAATTAAGTAAGTTATAAGTGGGTTGAGTCTTTAATGggcatttagacccattaattatgagttcaacTACTCATATACCCGACTcgtttatttaaaatcaaatccGACCTgctcattaacccaattacagttttacttttttttgttctttttggttTATCTTagataaaaatgtaaaattcaGATATACcaataataattttataaagCACACGAAAAAATTGAGTGACTTATTTTACAGTTTTACTGTTAAACTTTAACATGAGCAGATGGTGTTATTCGTGAGAGTATCCACAAaaggggggggagggggggaattGAGTGACTTATTTTACAGTTTTACTGTTAAACTTTAACATGAGCAGATGGTGTTATTCGTGAGAGTATCCACAaaaggaagggggggggggggggggggggggggggtggtgtgggTGCAATGTTTATATTCTATGTgtcgaactaatttttttttctttctaatttctATTATAtattttcccctttgttttaATTTACGTAATGATTTCGGGAGGAGCAACCCTTAATACAGTAATATTTTTCGCTTTCCAAcattttctccttttgtttCTTCTCCTATCCCTCGAGAAATATCGCAATGTTACATTTTTTTGGCTTCCAGACATGTTTTTGTGCACAATTcacaaaattatttattttcaagcAACTCATATTTTGCTTAATTAATTTCGTTCGTAGAGGGGAATATTTTGTAGATAAGATTTTTTTTCATGTGTGGGAATCAGATGAATTTGATAGTTAGATGTATATAGCCCCATATGACACAAGCTTGACTCAGCGGTACTCTAGTGAAAATAATCAGAATAAAcacatatcaaaaaaaaaaaaatgcttttgacAAATGTTGTTGACTTGTTATTCAGGATGGGGCTGCGACGAAGCAACAATCGTGAATAttcttgctcgggcaaaaccCGAGACACATCGTACTCTAATAAAACAGGAGTATAAAAATAAGTTTTCGGAAGACTTTGACGATCGCTTGTCTAAAGAGCTTATGTGTAGTGCTGATCTTAAGGTACAACACTAGCGCATTGTTTCGTCACTTCACTTTTCTGTGATACTTAATATTTGTTATATAAGGATAAATAAAATCATGGTGTAAAGTAGAGTCCCCGATAAAGTTTTCATTCCCCAGGCCAACTAGTGTTTTTTTATGATTTAGTCCTCTAACTCTATGATTTGCCTATTTTACTTAGATACGCCGACAAATATGATACATATTAAAGTTGTGCTCATTCGATATatggaataaagaaaaaagatgattttttttttttttttgctcggcaataaagaaaaaagatgttCACATGGGTGTTATTtccgttctcatgcatagaacGGCATGCCTACATTTTATGCCCCTGTAGTTTGAGGGAATTTCAAAGACATCCCCTCAATTCTATTTTTTAACAATTACACCTCTTGACTATATATGGACTAAAGCGTGACGGTTAGTTATTCCGTTAGATTTGATGAAAAAGTAGATTTATTTATGACTTCGAAAATAGCCAAAAACTTTTCTTGTCCTATTTTAAATgccattatttttttccctatttaATATGTTTGTAAACAAAAACTTAACAAATCTGTTAGTAAAGTGTGAATTTCCCTTAATTTTTAAGTGGAGAAATTTTGGGATTTCTCCGCATGTAAAATCTACACATATCGTGGAACCACCATCTGCGGAAAATTATTTAGCAAACTGTCATCAAGTGAAAGGAAAAATATCACCTTAATTAAAGAGCAATTCATTCCatttcaagctcaatttcattacagatttttcatttgtttctgttattttcccaacaaaaatGGCTGAAAACTACTATAAAACATTTGTTGTGTTTATGTAACTTACGTcgtaaactaaaaaataaattttttactttcagaGAGCACTCTTACTTTGGATGGATGATTCGGCAAGCCGTGACGCAAAATTAGTGAAACATGGTTTAAGTAAAAACCTCAATGTCGCAATTGAAGTAATATGTTCTTGTACTCCATCCCAACTTGAAGGGCTGAAAAAGGCTTATCGTACAATGTTCACAACTTACCTTGATGAGGATATAGAATCTCATACACACGACGACAATAAAAAggtgctctctatctctctcctcctctagCGAAGTGATGACTCACACAACCCACCTTACACATGCCATATTTGCGATAAAATAGTTAAATATAACAATAATTTTGTAGATATCTTCATACATATTGTCATATGTATAGCTACGCACAATTATTCGTTCGTACCAAGTCAAAATATTCATTACATGTGACCTATAGCTTATAATTTCCAATTGAGCATCATTATAGGGCTTTAGCATAGTTGGCATCTCCTGGTCCTTCCCATGTGGGAGACCAGGGTTTGAGTTCGATCGTGGACATTTTGTATTTAGGGCTATTTGAAATTTTGCTAACTCCTTTTGACTTCGATCGTGGACATTTGGCATTTAGGGCTATTTGAAACTCTTTTGACATATACAATAttgcgccccccccccccccccccccccccccccccccgccccaaCACTCTGACCAGCCCAATCATCCTCGGCCCATCCATCCATCCCTCCACACAAATTATCTGCATTCTAATGTCTTTCTTAGATGGCAATATTATTCGACTTGTTTTTTGGATTGGTCAGCTATTACTCAACATGGGCAATAGGTTTTCTCACGTCTAGCAATCCTCTCTTACTTTTTGCATGTACGTGTCGATAACACAAGGATTctaattggttttttttcttttggtagttGTTGGTCGCATATGCAGGTGCAATACGCTCACAAAGCCCAGAAGTAGATGCAGTGATGGTAGAGAAAGATGCCAAAGACCTCTTTAAAGATGGGGAGTGGAGACTCGGAACTAATGAGGAGACTTTTATTCGCATATTCAGTGAAAGAAGCAGTGCTCATTTGGCTGCGATTAATACTGCTTATCGCAAAATGTATGTGCATTCATTGAAAAAGGTACGTGCATGTCTTCAATTTTTAACCATACCTTCATTGAATGGTTCTCGCATTTTCGATGCATTTGTTATGCGGCCCAATGTATGCTATATATGGGCTAGTGTGTTATGTGGCCCAAAATGAGGCCCATGTTATGGATCCTTTGGCAACTAGAATATTTCGGCTTTTATAGGCCTTCATCGATGGGCTAAGTTGTCTAATGATTATTAAGTCAggtttggttttgctttaacaTACATTTATTAATTGCAGGCTGTAAAGAAGGAAACATCTTCGAAATTCAAGTGTGCGCTTTTGACAATTTTACAATGTGCTGAGAATCGTAGAAAATACTTTGCCAaggtacttttttttaaaattttttttattgatatcaTAAAATCGTACAAATATACTACTTTCATAAGGTAATTTGTTTTTACTTATCTTTTGCACATGTTCTTCCTATTCGTTGATGAGAAATGCTTTATCGTTGGCCTGTAATCACATTTTTATTTCAATGCTTCCTTGTATGGTCGTTATATTTAAAATTTAGATAGATTTACATAATTATTATAGATCTTCCTAATCATGTGAGTGGTAAAATAAAACTCCGCAATACCCAATAAACCTCTTGGTTAATATACTCCATGTGTGAACTATGTCTAGCAATGGGATTGTAATTGATTCGACCACGATAACTGAGACAAACAGTTACTGAACACTTTTTTTCGTCAAAGTTATTGAACACTTTACACTACCTAGAAACGCCCTGCTTAGTGCTCAATTCTTGTTTTTAGTAAGTGAAAAGGATTGCATGGTTTAATCACATGAAACCATGGTAAAATCCAACGCGTGATTTTATGATTGTTCCTCTTAAATTTATTTCTACCAAAATTATCGCAAGAAAATATCATTTCTCTTTGCATGATTTTCTTTCCTCTCCAATTTCATGTCATGTTACAGGAAACTGTATTTTCTAGTAAAGACAATACTCCTAAACACCCCTATAACGGTTGAATCCGAATAGAAAATTTTACTGTGCATACTCTTTTATATGAATCGATCTATAGAAATTCATCGTGATTTTTATATAGTGAATGATGGAAGCATTATGCAATTATAACCCTTTTGCAGGCATTGCATAAGGCGATGGACGGCATTGGAACTGATGATGAAACACTCACTAGGATTATTGTGTCAAGGGCTGAAGTTGATATTGAGGACATAAAGGCAGAGTACCTAAAGAAATATGAAAAATCATTGAGTGATGATGTTCATGAAGATACTTCTGGACAATACAGAGCATTTCTTATCTCGCTTTTAAACCCAATGCCTAGGTAAAGGGCCATGGATCACGTATCTCTAAATTCTTTATCCAGATGTCTCAATGCATTTACACCCGCTTGAACTAATGTGAATCTCAGGGTATAAGAATTTTCACGAATTGAGATCATGCGGTTGAGAATGCAtcgagaaattgaaaataaagaGTTTTGATGATAAAGCCTCATGTCCCTAGATAAGGCATCCATTACGTAATGTGTGATATAAGGTGTGGATTTAgacttctctctccctctctctcattttctttgttcctaTGTGATATAAGGTGTGGATTTggacttctctctccctctctctcagtTTTCTTTGTTCCTGTGTGTTTGCGTTTTAGGTTGCATGGTTGGTGATGTCGGATGTAATTCAGTGGCTACATTATAATTATATGTTGTTATTAATAAACTCATTTTGGCTGTGTGAGAAAAATACTTTCATACAAGGATATGACTTTTTCACTCTTGCTCTTATCTTTCTTTGAGATAATTGAGCCATAGAATCATGAGTTGCGCAAAATTGAAACCAATGAGATAGATATCATTTGGTTTAACATATATAAATGAGAGGACGAATTGTGAGCAATTTTCTGTTGCTGAACATACATAGATCGTAAAATTAAATATTGCAAATTGTCAAATAAGGTTTGAGTTGTGTCGATATTACCCATTAAGTCATGGTCGTTTAATAAATATGATCGGAGAATTGACAATTTTCAATTAGCATGTGTTTGGGTCATgcctcttgtgagagtattgaggaaaatatgaacttttttattttcttgtttctagAAAcaagtcagtttttttttttttattttatcggcAAAGTGCTTCTACACTTGATTACCAATAATCTTTGATTCGGGAACTGATCCAACTTTTCCTTTTACTGGCGACAGAGGAATAATTTTGATAAACTCCAGGAAGGGAGAATTATCCATGGCTTCGCGCAATTTCAgtcgtccaaaatatttttggacgatCTCGATTGATCTATTAGCATTAATAAATTGTTTTCAATCCGGATTGTCCAAAACAGTTTTGGACTGTCGAGATTGAGCGATGTAAACTTTATTCGCAACCCTCAGTAAATTAAGATTTTTT
This DNA window, taken from Rhododendron vialii isolate Sample 1 chromosome 8a, ASM3025357v1, encodes the following:
- the LOC131335821 gene encoding annexin D5-like — its product is MSTMSDHPKVTSEVTEGVPPNATTLSSTSVPHESIVESDESVHTESTKGGPSEVTNKPTEGVVPPDVITKAGDDAIHLNRAFAGWGCDEATIVNILARAKPETHRTLIKQEYKNKFSEDFDDRLSKELMCSADLKRALLLWMDDSASRDAKLVKHGLSKNLNVAIEVICSCTPSQLEGLKKAYRTMFTTYLDEDIESHTHDDNKKLLVAYAGAIRSQSPEVDAVMVEKDAKDLFKDGEWRLGTNEETFIRIFSERSSAHLAAINTAYRKMYVHSLKKAVKKETSSKFKCALLTILQCAENRRKYFAKALHKAMDGIGTDDETLTRIIVSRAEVDIEDIKAEYLKKYEKSLSDDVHEDTSGQYRAFLISLLNPMPRV